A window of the Serratia sarumanii genome harbors these coding sequences:
- a CDS encoding helix-turn-helix transcriptional regulator: MTLFHFSLTLDGVTADTTGLEDALHAAGCDDALICFYGKTVYLEFDRESDNFAHAICSAISDIESANIGAKVISVDSSLVGLSDIAELTELSRQAIAMLKDGTRGPGGFPSPIQRLGGTSPLWRWADVAAWLAQQGKIDPRLADNAQCLEHINLALQLRSDRQRQQVEHYSSLLEHAEKQV, from the coding sequence TCTCATTGACGCTAGATGGAGTGACCGCCGATACCACCGGGTTGGAGGATGCGCTGCATGCAGCGGGATGCGATGACGCGCTGATCTGTTTCTACGGTAAAACCGTCTACCTGGAGTTCGATCGAGAAAGCGATAACTTTGCGCACGCGATTTGCAGCGCCATCAGTGATATTGAGTCTGCAAATATTGGCGCCAAGGTGATATCGGTAGACTCCAGCCTGGTGGGATTAAGCGATATTGCCGAGCTCACTGAACTGTCGCGTCAGGCGATCGCGATGCTAAAAGACGGGACTCGCGGCCCCGGCGGCTTCCCTTCCCCCATTCAACGGCTCGGCGGCACCTCACCGTTATGGCGCTGGGCTGACGTGGCGGCCTGGTTGGCGCAACAAGGGAAAATCGACCCGCGGCTTGCAGACAATGCGCAGTGTCTGGAACATATCAATCTCGCTTTGCAACTGCGAAGCGATCGGCAACGCCAGCAGGTTGAGCACTACAGCTCCCTGCTGGAACATGCAGAAAAACAGGTTTGA
- the hda gene encoding DnaA inactivator Hda, giving the protein MNTPAQLSLPLYLPDDETFASFYPGENPSLLAAIQSAVRQEHGSYIYFWSREGGGRSHLLHAACAELSQKGEAVGYVPLDKRAYFVPEVLDGMEQLALVCIDNIECIAGDEEWEMAIFNLYNRILETGRTRLFITGDRPPRQLNLRLPDLASRLDWGQIYKLQPLSDEEKLLALQLRGKLRGFELPEDVGRFLLKRLDREMRTLFMTLDQLDRASITAQRKLTIPFVKEILGL; this is encoded by the coding sequence CTGAATACGCCGGCACAGCTTTCACTGCCACTTTATCTTCCCGATGATGAAACTTTCGCCAGTTTTTATCCGGGCGAGAACCCATCCCTATTAGCCGCGATCCAATCCGCCGTCCGTCAGGAACATGGCAGCTATATCTATTTTTGGTCGCGTGAAGGCGGCGGGCGCAGCCATCTGCTGCATGCGGCCTGCGCCGAGCTTTCGCAGAAGGGCGAGGCGGTGGGCTATGTGCCGCTCGACAAGCGCGCCTACTTCGTGCCTGAAGTGTTGGACGGCATGGAGCAGCTGGCGCTGGTTTGCATCGACAATATTGAATGCATCGCCGGCGACGAAGAGTGGGAGATGGCGATCTTCAACCTCTACAATCGCATTCTGGAAACCGGCCGCACCCGTTTGTTCATCACCGGAGATCGCCCGCCGCGCCAGCTGAACCTGCGTTTGCCGGATCTGGCTTCGCGCCTGGACTGGGGGCAGATCTACAAGCTGCAGCCGCTGTCGGACGAAGAGAAACTGCTGGCGCTGCAGCTGCGCGGCAAACTGCGCGGCTTCGAGCTGCCGGAAGACGTGGGCCGCTTCCTGTTGAAACGGCTGGATCGCGAGATGCGCACGCTGTTTATGACCCTCGATCAACTCGATCGCGCCTCGATCACCGCCCAGCGCAAGCTGACCATCCCGTTCGTTAAAGAGATCTTGGGGCTGTAG
- a CDS encoding GlsB/YeaQ/YmgE family stress response membrane protein — MGIISWIIFGLIAGILAKWIMPGKDGGGFILTIVLGIIGAVVGGYISTFFGYGKVDGFNFGSFVVAVIGAIVVLFVYRKIRS, encoded by the coding sequence ATGGGGATTATTTCCTGGATTATCTTCGGCCTGATCGCCGGTATTTTGGCTAAGTGGATCATGCCCGGCAAAGACGGCGGCGGCTTTATCCTGACCATCGTGCTGGGGATCATCGGCGCCGTGGTCGGCGGCTATATCAGCACCTTCTTCGGCTACGGCAAGGTTGACGGCTTCAACTTCGGCAGCTTCGTGGTAGCGGTTATCGGCGCTATCGTGGTGCTGTTCGTGTACCGCAAAATTCGCAGCTAA
- a CDS encoding DUF421 domain-containing protein has protein sequence MEYYGYILLKFVIGFVIVITHLNLSGKTQLSQMTPVDFIGNFVLGGIIGGVIYSDSIPLYQYVVVLLIGVGLISLLNAISKHCNFFRSVTIGNPIPIIKNGRFLMENILAKKNKIDILNVSSQLHAQGVHAFQEIVYAQIEPGGQITAVCEGNELPSIIIMKNGRARPYELQEINKDEEWLSQTIREHGIEPKDIFIAEFWDGRTAFILNDGRMVK, from the coding sequence ATGGAGTACTACGGATATATTTTGCTCAAATTTGTTATTGGCTTTGTCATTGTTATCACCCACTTGAACCTGTCCGGAAAGACCCAGCTATCGCAAATGACCCCTGTGGATTTTATCGGCAACTTTGTGCTCGGGGGCATTATTGGGGGCGTTATCTATAGCGATAGCATCCCCTTGTACCAGTATGTCGTTGTACTGCTTATCGGTGTAGGGCTAATTTCTCTGTTGAATGCAATCAGTAAACACTGCAACTTCTTTCGTTCGGTCACTATCGGCAACCCGATACCAATTATAAAAAACGGCCGCTTTTTAATGGAAAATATTTTAGCCAAGAAAAATAAAATCGATATCTTGAACGTTTCCTCACAGCTGCATGCGCAGGGGGTTCACGCTTTTCAAGAGATTGTCTATGCGCAAATTGAGCCGGGCGGTCAGATAACTGCGGTATGTGAGGGAAATGAGCTGCCTTCGATTATCATTATGAAAAATGGCAGAGCCAGGCCTTATGAGCTGCAGGAGATTAATAAAGATGAGGAGTGGTTGAGCCAAACTATCCGTGAACACGGTATAGAGCCGAAAGATATTTTTATTGCTGAGTTTTGGGACGGGAGAACTGCGTTCATTCTTAATGACGGACGCATGGTTAAATAG
- the uraA gene encoding uracil permease has translation MTRRAIGVSERPPLLQTIPLSFQHLFAMFGATVLVPILFKINPATVLLFNGIGTLLYLFICKGKIPAYLGSSFAFISPVLLLLPLGYEVALGGFIMCGVLFCLVALIVKKAGTGWLDVMFPPAAMGAIVAVIGLELAGVAANMAGLLPAEGTSADSTTITISLVTLAVTVLGSVLFRGFLAIIPILIGVLVGYALSFFMGVVDLTPIREAHWFALPTFYTPRFEWFAIFTILPAALVVIAEHVGHLVVTANIVKKDLIRDPGLHRSMFANGISTVFSGFFGSTPNTTYGENIGVMAITKVYSTWVIGGAAVLAILLSCIGKLAAAIQAVPVPVMGGVSLLLYGVIGASGIRVLIESKVDYNKAQNLILTSVILIIGVSGAKVHIGAAELKGMALATIVGIGLSLLFKVISLFRKEEEVLDAPDEPAEQK, from the coding sequence ATGACCCGTCGCGCCATCGGCGTCAGCGAGCGCCCGCCGCTGCTCCAGACCATTCCGCTCAGCTTCCAGCACCTGTTCGCCATGTTCGGCGCCACCGTGCTGGTGCCTATCCTGTTCAAGATCAACCCGGCGACCGTGCTGCTGTTCAACGGCATTGGCACGCTGCTGTATCTGTTCATCTGTAAAGGCAAGATCCCGGCCTACCTCGGTTCCAGCTTCGCGTTTATCTCGCCGGTGCTGCTGCTGTTGCCGCTCGGTTACGAAGTGGCGTTGGGCGGTTTCATCATGTGCGGCGTGCTGTTTTGCCTGGTGGCGTTGATCGTGAAAAAGGCCGGCACCGGCTGGTTGGACGTGATGTTCCCGCCGGCGGCGATGGGGGCGATCGTCGCCGTCATCGGGCTGGAGTTGGCGGGCGTGGCGGCCAACATGGCGGGGCTGCTGCCGGCGGAAGGCACCAGCGCCGATTCGACCACCATCACCATTTCGCTGGTGACGCTGGCGGTCACGGTGCTCGGCTCGGTGCTGTTCCGCGGCTTCCTGGCGATTATCCCGATCCTGATCGGCGTGCTGGTGGGCTATGCGCTGTCGTTCTTCATGGGCGTGGTGGATTTGACTCCGATTCGCGAGGCGCACTGGTTCGCGCTGCCGACCTTCTACACTCCGCGCTTTGAGTGGTTCGCCATCTTCACCATTCTGCCGGCGGCGCTGGTGGTGATCGCCGAGCACGTCGGCCACCTGGTGGTGACCGCCAACATCGTGAAGAAAGATCTGATCCGCGATCCAGGGCTGCACCGCTCGATGTTCGCTAACGGTATCTCGACGGTGTTCTCCGGCTTCTTCGGCTCTACGCCGAACACCACCTACGGTGAGAACATCGGCGTGATGGCCATCACCAAGGTCTACAGCACCTGGGTGATCGGCGGCGCGGCGGTGTTGGCGATCCTGCTGTCCTGCATCGGTAAGCTGGCGGCGGCGATCCAGGCGGTGCCGGTGCCGGTGATGGGCGGCGTTTCCCTGCTGCTGTACGGTGTGATCGGCGCCTCGGGCATTCGCGTGCTGATCGAGTCCAAAGTGGATTACAACAAAGCGCAAAACCTGATTTTGACCTCGGTGATCCTGATCATCGGCGTAAGCGGTGCCAAGGTGCATATCGGTGCGGCGGAGCTGAAAGGCATGGCGCTGGCGACCATCGTGGGTATCGGCCTGAGCCTGCTATTCAAGGTCATCAGCCTGTTCCGCAAGGAAGAAGAGGTGCTCGACGCGCCGGACGAACCGGCGGAGCAGAAGTAA
- the upp gene encoding uracil phosphoribosyltransferase → MKIVEVKHPLVKHKLGLMRENDISTKRFRELASEVGSLLTYEATADLETEKVTIEGWCGPVEVDQIKGKKITVVPILRAGLGMMEGVLEHVPSARISVVGVYRDEETLEPVPYFQKLVSNIEERMALVVDPMLATGGSMISTIDLLKKAGCHSIKVLVLVAAPEGIAALEKAHPDVELYTASIDQCLNDKGYIVPGLGDAGDKIFGTK, encoded by the coding sequence ATGAAGATCGTTGAGGTGAAACACCCGCTGGTAAAACACAAGCTTGGCCTGATGCGCGAAAATGACATCAGCACCAAACGCTTCCGTGAGCTGGCCTCAGAAGTGGGTAGTTTACTGACCTATGAAGCGACCGCCGATCTGGAGACGGAAAAAGTCACCATCGAAGGCTGGTGCGGGCCAGTTGAAGTGGATCAGATCAAAGGGAAAAAGATTACCGTAGTGCCGATCCTGCGCGCAGGCCTGGGCATGATGGAAGGGGTTTTGGAGCACGTGCCGAGCGCGCGCATCAGCGTGGTGGGCGTATACCGCGACGAAGAAACCCTGGAGCCGGTGCCGTACTTCCAGAAGCTGGTTTCCAACATCGAAGAGCGTATGGCGCTGGTCGTTGACCCGATGCTGGCCACCGGCGGTTCGATGATCTCCACTATCGATCTGCTGAAGAAAGCCGGCTGCCACAGCATCAAGGTGCTGGTTCTGGTGGCGGCGCCGGAAGGCATCGCCGCGCTGGAGAAAGCGCACCCGGACGTTGAGCTGTACACCGCCTCCATCGATCAGTGCCTGAACGACAAAGGCTACATCGTGCCTGGCCTGGGCGATGCGGGCGACAAGATATTTGGTACCAAGTAA
- the purM gene encoding phosphoribosylformylglycinamidine cyclo-ligase, translated as MTDKTSLSYKDAGVDIDAGNALVDRIKGVVKQTRRPEVMGGLGGFGALCALPQKYREPVLVSGTDGVGTKLRLAMDLKRHDTIGIDLVAMCVNDLVVQGAEPLFFLDYYATGKLDVDTAASVITGIAEGCKQSGCALVGGETAEMPGMYHGEDYDVAGFCVGVVEKSEIIDGSKVQSGDALIALGASGPHSNGYSLVRKILEVSNTDPTATQLEGKPLADHLLAPTKIYVKSVLELIEKADVHAIAHLTGGGFWENIPRVLPEGMQAVIDEASWQWPAVFTWLQQAGNVSRHEMYRTFNCGIGMVIALPEAEVEAAIALLTAAGEKAWKIGKLTASSDEQQVVIN; from the coding sequence GTGACCGACAAAACCTCTCTCAGCTATAAAGACGCAGGTGTCGATATCGATGCTGGCAACGCATTGGTAGACCGCATCAAAGGTGTAGTTAAACAGACCCGTCGCCCGGAAGTGATGGGCGGTCTGGGCGGGTTTGGCGCCCTGTGTGCGTTGCCGCAGAAATACCGCGAGCCGGTGCTGGTTTCCGGTACCGACGGTGTGGGCACCAAGCTGCGTCTGGCGATGGATCTGAAACGCCACGACACCATCGGCATCGATCTGGTGGCGATGTGCGTCAACGATCTGGTGGTTCAGGGCGCCGAGCCGCTGTTCTTCCTCGACTACTACGCGACCGGCAAGCTGGATGTGGACACCGCGGCCAGCGTGATCACCGGCATCGCCGAAGGCTGCAAACAGTCCGGCTGTGCGCTGGTGGGCGGCGAAACCGCTGAAATGCCGGGCATGTACCACGGCGAAGACTACGACGTGGCCGGTTTCTGCGTCGGCGTGGTCGAAAAATCCGAGATCATCGACGGCAGCAAAGTGCAGTCCGGCGACGCGCTGATCGCCCTGGGCGCTTCCGGCCCGCACTCCAACGGCTACTCGCTGGTGCGCAAAATCCTGGAAGTGAGCAACACCGATCCGACCGCCACCCAGCTGGAAGGCAAACCGCTGGCCGACCACCTGCTGGCGCCGACCAAGATTTACGTGAAGTCCGTGCTGGAGCTGATCGAGAAGGCGGACGTACACGCCATCGCTCACCTCACCGGCGGCGGCTTCTGGGAAAACATTCCACGCGTGCTGCCGGAAGGCATGCAGGCGGTGATCGACGAAGCCAGCTGGCAGTGGCCGGCGGTGTTCACCTGGCTGCAGCAGGCCGGCAACGTCAGCCGCCATGAAATGTACCGCACCTTCAACTGCGGCATAGGCATGGTCATCGCCCTGCCGGAAGCCGAAGTGGAAGCGGCCATCGCGCTGCTGACCGCGGCAGGTGAAAAAGCGTGGAAAATCGGTAAACTGACCGCCTCTTCCGACGAACAACAAGTGGTCATCAACTGA
- the purN gene encoding phosphoribosylglycinamide formyltransferase, which yields MKKIVVLVSGQGSNLQALIDACQQDRIAAEIVAVFSNKAQAYGLQRAEAAGIATQALDAKAYADRTAFDAALADAIDQYQPDLVVLAGYMRILSPQFVQRYAGRMLNIHPSLLPKYPGLHTHRQAIDNGDSEHGTSVHFVTEQLDGGPVILQAKVPIFADDEEDDVVERVQTQEHTIYPLVVSWFVDGRLAMRDGAAWLDGERLPEQGHAAD from the coding sequence ATGAAAAAGATCGTGGTGTTGGTCTCCGGCCAGGGGAGCAATCTCCAGGCGCTGATTGACGCCTGCCAGCAGGACCGCATCGCCGCCGAGATCGTGGCGGTGTTCAGCAACAAGGCGCAGGCTTACGGCCTGCAGCGCGCCGAGGCGGCGGGCATCGCCACCCAGGCGCTGGATGCCAAGGCCTACGCCGATCGCACGGCGTTCGACGCCGCGTTGGCGGACGCCATCGACCAGTACCAGCCCGATCTGGTGGTGCTGGCCGGCTACATGCGCATCCTCAGCCCGCAGTTCGTGCAGCGTTATGCCGGCCGCATGCTGAACATCCACCCTTCCCTGCTGCCGAAATACCCCGGGCTGCATACCCACCGTCAGGCCATCGACAACGGCGACAGCGAACACGGCACCTCGGTGCACTTCGTGACCGAGCAGCTCGACGGCGGCCCGGTGATTTTGCAGGCCAAGGTGCCGATTTTCGCTGACGACGAAGAGGATGACGTGGTTGAACGGGTGCAAACCCAGGAACACACGATCTATCCGCTGGTGGTGAGCTGGTTCGTCGACGGCCGCCTGGCGATGCGCGATGGCGCCGCCTGGCTGGACGGCGAACGCCTGCCTGAGCAGGGCCACGCCGCCGACTGA
- the speG gene encoding spermidine N1-acetyltransferase, with the protein MSSTASVRLRPLERDDLSFVHQMDNNASVMRYWFEEPYEAFVELSDLYDKHIHDQSERRFIIEHEGAKVGLVELVEIDHIHRRAEFQIIIDPAHQGKGYASTAARLAMDYGFSVLNLYKLYLIVDKENPKAIHIYSKLGFNVEGELIDEFFVNGEYRTVLRMCIFQPQYLAKFKTPNDKPLVK; encoded by the coding sequence ATGTCCAGCACTGCCAGCGTCAGGTTACGCCCATTGGAACGGGACGATCTGTCGTTCGTCCACCAGATGGACAACAACGCCAGCGTTATGCGCTATTGGTTTGAAGAACCTTACGAAGCCTTTGTCGAGCTTTCCGATCTCTACGACAAACACATCCACGATCAGAGCGAGCGCCGCTTTATCATCGAGCACGAAGGCGCCAAGGTCGGCCTGGTGGAGCTGGTGGAGATCGATCACATCCACCGCCGCGCAGAGTTCCAGATCATCATCGATCCCGCCCACCAGGGCAAAGGCTATGCCAGCACCGCCGCCCGCCTGGCGATGGACTACGGCTTCTCGGTGTTGAACCTGTACAAGCTGTACCTGATCGTCGACAAAGAGAACCCGAAGGCGATCCACATCTACAGCAAGCTGGGCTTCAACGTGGAAGGCGAGCTGATCGACGAGTTCTTCGTCAACGGCGAATACCGCACCGTGCTGCGCATGTGCATCTTCCAGCCGCAATACCTGGCGAAGTTCAAAACGCCCAATGATAAGCCGCTGGTGAAGTGA
- a CDS encoding DUF596 domain-containing protein: MLYSEDQYKLFSEELDGASIGTVWSAMRADNFDRNTLSYEEKKNYFFDLIHQLMNEGRVRLGKHGQFLEGDIEEQVTHYKAVFPKTEEEWKTKNEDIWFYEEECPGGLVWIHEDGYQDWT; this comes from the coding sequence ATGTTGTATAGCGAGGATCAATACAAACTGTTTAGTGAAGAGTTGGACGGTGCTTCCATTGGAACCGTATGGTCAGCTATGAGAGCTGATAATTTTGATAGGAATACATTGTCCTATGAAGAAAAGAAAAACTATTTTTTCGACTTAATTCATCAGCTTATGAATGAAGGGAGAGTAAGGTTAGGTAAACATGGCCAATTCCTTGAGGGAGACATTGAAGAACAGGTAACACATTACAAAGCTGTATTCCCTAAGACAGAAGAGGAATGGAAAACAAAAAATGAAGACATTTGGTTCTATGAAGAGGAATGCCCTGGTGGTCTTGTCTGGATTCATGAAGACGGCTACCAAGATTGGACGTAG